One genomic segment of Agromyces intestinalis includes these proteins:
- the nudC gene encoding NAD(+) diphosphatase → MAATSVPPLGRGAFDRDGAARGAPDGDARFDADDASRVVIVRAGAVLLAERVDGSAPALDLRAPAGLPAGVLRVRLGRESESDATEHAVPATTAALQFEARVFDEASAALIEPEAARWLDLRRAVPLLDDRDAALATTAVALANWHERHPRCPLCGAETRVEQSGWARRCVADDSMHFPRTDPAVIVLVTDDDDRVLLGSNAMWEQRRFSLLAGFVEPGESLEQAVVREIGEEASIAVDRVEYVASQPWPFPASLMLGFTARVASGTKPATARPDGDEILELRWFSRDDLDRALPEVVLPGGASIARWLIERWYGGPIDSNAPWTTR, encoded by the coding sequence ATGGCCGCAACCTCCGTCCCGCCGCTCGGCCGCGGTGCGTTCGACCGCGACGGGGCCGCGCGCGGCGCGCCCGACGGCGACGCCCGATTCGACGCCGATGATGCGTCGCGGGTCGTGATCGTGCGGGCAGGGGCGGTGCTGCTCGCCGAGCGGGTCGACGGGTCGGCGCCCGCGCTCGACCTGCGGGCGCCGGCCGGCCTGCCCGCCGGGGTGTTGCGCGTGCGGCTCGGGCGCGAGAGCGAATCGGATGCCACGGAGCACGCCGTGCCCGCAACCACGGCCGCGCTGCAATTCGAGGCGCGGGTCTTCGACGAGGCATCCGCCGCGCTGATCGAACCCGAGGCGGCTCGCTGGCTCGACCTGCGTCGCGCCGTGCCGCTGCTCGACGATCGCGACGCGGCGCTGGCGACCACGGCGGTCGCGCTCGCAAACTGGCATGAACGCCACCCGCGCTGCCCGTTGTGCGGAGCCGAGACGCGCGTCGAACAGTCGGGGTGGGCGCGCCGGTGCGTCGCCGACGACAGCATGCACTTCCCGCGCACCGACCCGGCGGTGATCGTGCTCGTCACCGACGACGACGATCGGGTGCTGCTGGGCTCGAACGCGATGTGGGAGCAGCGCCGCTTCTCGCTGCTCGCGGGATTCGTCGAGCCGGGGGAGTCGCTCGAGCAGGCCGTGGTGCGCGAGATCGGCGAGGAGGCGTCGATCGCGGTCGACCGGGTCGAATACGTCGCGTCGCAGCCATGGCCGTTCCCGGCGAGCCTGATGCTGGGGTTCACGGCACGGGTCGCATCGGGCACGAAGCCTGCGACGGCGCGGCCCGACGGCGACGAGATCCTCGAGCTGCGCTGGTTCTCGCGCGACGACCTCGACCGTGCGCTGCCCGAGGTGGTGCTGCCGGGCGGTGCGTCGATCGCGCGCTGGCTGATCGAGCGCTGGTACGGCGGGCCGATCGATTCGAATGCTCCGTGGACGACGCGATGA
- a CDS encoding ATP-dependent helicase, with translation MNEREPAAAPGAITDSAAVTDSAAIADPADDPVATAADPIRAVLSGLDAEQAVVAESIGGPVCVLAGAGTGKTRAITHRIAYGVASGAYDPARVMAITFTARAAAELRTRLHALGAGRVPARTFHAAALAQLNHFWPIVAGGSAPRVLDFKGRLLGETAQRLRLKVDTPTLRDVAAEIEWRKVTGLGMTEYEARLPSRGTPGELSIDQHLALMNGYETLKDERRMFDFEDVLLVTAGMIETEPAVALQVREQYRHFLVDEYQDVSPAQHRLLQLWLGDRRDLCVVGDASQTIYSFAGASADFLLDFGRAYPGATVVRLERNYRSAAPVVELANQLMRGRPGALRLQASPADAADAAAPAARAKPSSRAAQISAPAPTFTGFADDLAEARAVASRVRARIDAGVPAAEIAVLIRVNSQSGLYEQALAEASVPVRVRGAQRFFDRPEVREAVHALRAQALVPTDEPLFKAVSDVLRGVGWSVQPPDGPGAVRDRWESLNALARLVDDQPRGTTLRVFADELRTRAETHHEPALEAVTIATLHSAKGLEWDEVHLVGLTEGLLPIAYAKGLAAIDEERRLLYVGITRARRRLDLTWAARLGGQRGEREPSRFLEELGIRTRDGVRAGGVVGRRLR, from the coding sequence ATGAACGAACGCGAACCCGCTGCCGCGCCCGGTGCGATCACAGACTCCGCCGCGGTCACTGACTCTGCCGCGATCGCCGACCCGGCCGACGACCCCGTCGCGACCGCCGCCGACCCGATCCGTGCGGTGCTCTCGGGGCTCGACGCCGAGCAGGCGGTGGTCGCCGAGTCGATCGGCGGGCCGGTGTGCGTGCTGGCGGGCGCCGGAACCGGCAAGACCCGGGCGATCACGCACCGCATCGCGTACGGCGTCGCGTCGGGGGCGTACGACCCGGCGCGGGTGATGGCGATCACGTTCACCGCACGCGCGGCCGCCGAACTGCGCACGAGGCTGCACGCGCTCGGCGCCGGCCGGGTGCCGGCCAGAACGTTCCACGCGGCGGCGCTCGCCCAGCTCAACCACTTCTGGCCGATCGTCGCGGGCGGCAGTGCGCCGCGCGTGCTCGACTTCAAGGGCCGGCTGCTCGGCGAGACCGCCCAACGTCTGCGGCTGAAAGTCGACACGCCGACGCTGCGCGACGTGGCCGCCGAGATCGAGTGGCGCAAGGTGACGGGGCTCGGCATGACCGAGTACGAGGCGCGGCTGCCCTCGCGCGGCACCCCGGGCGAACTCTCGATCGACCAGCACCTCGCGCTCATGAACGGGTACGAGACCCTGAAGGACGAGCGCCGCATGTTCGACTTCGAGGACGTGCTGCTCGTGACGGCGGGCATGATCGAGACCGAGCCGGCGGTCGCGCTGCAGGTGCGCGAGCAGTACCGGCACTTCCTCGTCGATGAGTATCAGGATGTCTCGCCCGCGCAGCATCGGCTGCTCCAGCTCTGGCTCGGCGACCGGCGCGACCTGTGCGTGGTCGGCGACGCGAGCCAGACGATCTACTCGTTCGCCGGCGCCAGCGCCGATTTCCTGCTCGACTTCGGCAGGGCGTACCCGGGCGCGACGGTCGTGCGGCTCGAGCGCAACTACCGTTCGGCGGCGCCCGTCGTCGAGCTGGCGAATCAGTTGATGCGGGGTCGGCCGGGGGCGCTGCGGCTGCAGGCTTCGCCCGCGGATGCCGCGGATGCCGCGGCGCCCGCCGCACGCGCGAAACCCTCGTCTCGTGCCGCGCAGATCTCGGCCCCGGCGCCCACGTTCACCGGCTTCGCCGACGATCTCGCCGAGGCCCGCGCGGTCGCCTCGCGCGTCCGCGCCCGCATCGACGCCGGGGTGCCGGCCGCCGAGATCGCCGTGCTCATCCGCGTGAACTCGCAGTCGGGCCTGTACGAGCAGGCGCTCGCCGAGGCATCCGTACCCGTGCGCGTGCGCGGAGCGCAGCGCTTCTTCGACCGCCCCGAGGTGCGCGAGGCCGTGCACGCCCTGCGCGCGCAGGCGCTCGTGCCGACCGACGAGCCGTTGTTCAAGGCGGTGAGCGACGTGCTGCGCGGAGTCGGCTGGTCGGTGCAACCGCCCGACGGGCCTGGCGCGGTGCGCGACCGGTGGGAGTCGCTGAACGCGCTGGCGCGCCTCGTCGACGATCAGCCGCGCGGCACCACGCTGCGGGTCTTCGCCGACGAGCTGCGCACCCGCGCCGAGACCCACCACGAGCCGGCGCTCGAGGCGGTCACGATCGCGACACTGCACTCGGCGAAGGGCCTCGAATGGGATGAGGTGCACCTGGTCGGGCTCACCGAGGGCTTGCTGCCGATCGCCTACGCGAAGGGGCTCGCCGCGATCGACGAGGAGCGGCGTCTGCTGTACGTCGGCATCACGCGGGCACGGCGACGACTCGACCTGACGTGGGCGGCACGACTCGGCGGCCAGCGGGGTGAGCGGGAGCCGTCGCGGTTCCTCGAGGAGCTCGGCATCCGCACTCGGGATGGGGTTCGTGCCGGCGGTGTCGTGGGGCGACGCCTCCGATGA
- a CDS encoding zinc-dependent metalloprotease, with protein sequence MAEDDDAREQNPEDEFRDLLRNLLSGSGGIDPSQLAGAAGLPSDPASLAALFGQLQQAMNSQGDGIDWSIALRQGEQRASAGQTQLGDAERARLDQAFQVASLWLDEAVDVASLPSGPELLTRRAWVAATMPVWTQLAEPVATSIADSLVRIMEEQAPEEMRQMILGTSRIIRGVGGALFAMQLGQVVGELATEVVSGGDIGIPLMDDGRASILPQNVAEFGTDLEIPVDQVELYLAVRELAHARLFRQARWLRLHLITAITTFARGIDIDTERLEELAADFDPSDTDRLRDAVTSGALIKPRSESQQAALDRLETMLALVEGWVDVVTADATSRLPKADLVAETIRRRRASGGPAESALATLVGLELRPRRLREAAALWRRIGDELGIGGRDALWGHPDLLPSAADLDDPDTLIARLTGHDAQGAVADEEFDQALEQLLRGETPAAPGDDGEEPRGE encoded by the coding sequence GTGGCCGAGGACGACGACGCGCGAGAGCAGAACCCCGAGGACGAGTTCCGCGACCTGCTGCGCAACCTGCTGTCGGGCAGCGGCGGCATCGATCCGTCGCAGCTCGCGGGCGCCGCGGGGCTCCCCAGCGACCCGGCCAGCCTCGCCGCGCTGTTCGGCCAGCTGCAGCAGGCGATGAACAGCCAGGGCGACGGCATCGACTGGTCGATCGCACTGCGCCAGGGCGAGCAGCGCGCTTCGGCCGGCCAGACCCAGCTCGGCGACGCGGAACGGGCGCGACTCGACCAGGCCTTCCAGGTCGCCTCGCTCTGGCTCGATGAGGCGGTGGATGTCGCGTCGCTCCCCTCGGGCCCCGAACTGCTGACCCGCCGCGCCTGGGTCGCCGCGACGATGCCCGTGTGGACCCAGCTCGCCGAGCCGGTCGCCACGAGCATCGCCGATTCGCTCGTGCGCATCATGGAGGAGCAGGCGCCCGAAGAGATGCGGCAGATGATCCTCGGCACGAGCCGCATCATCCGCGGCGTCGGCGGCGCGCTCTTCGCGATGCAGCTCGGCCAGGTCGTCGGCGAGCTCGCGACCGAGGTGGTCTCGGGCGGCGACATCGGCATCCCGCTGATGGACGACGGGCGCGCGTCGATCCTGCCCCAGAACGTGGCCGAGTTCGGCACCGACCTCGAGATCCCCGTCGACCAGGTCGAGCTGTACCTCGCGGTGCGCGAGCTCGCGCACGCCCGGCTGTTCCGCCAGGCGCGCTGGCTGCGCCTGCACCTCATCACGGCGATCACCACGTTCGCACGCGGCATCGACATCGACACCGAACGGCTCGAAGAGCTGGCTGCCGACTTCGATCCCTCCGACACCGATCGCCTGCGCGACGCGGTGACGAGCGGCGCGCTCATCAAACCGCGCAGCGAGTCGCAGCAGGCCGCGCTCGACCGGCTCGAGACGATGCTCGCCCTCGTCGAGGGCTGGGTCGACGTCGTCACCGCCGACGCCACCTCGCGCCTGCCGAAGGCCGACCTGGTCGCCGAGACGATCCGCCGCCGGCGTGCCTCGGGCGGCCCGGCCGAATCGGCGCTCGCCACCCTGGTCGGGCTCGAGCTGCGACCCCGGCGCCTTCGCGAGGCAGCGGCCCTGTGGCGGCGCATCGGCGACGAGCTCGGCATCGGCGGGCGCGACGCACTGTGGGGTCACCCCGACCTGCTGCCGTCGGCCGCCGACCTCGACGACCCCGACACGCTGATCGCCCGCCTCACCGGGCACGACGCCCAGGGCGCCGTGGCCGACGAGGAGTTCGATCAGGCGCTCGAGCAGCTGCTGCGCGGCGAGACGCCCGCCGCCCCCGGCGACGACGGCGAGGAGCCGCGGGGCGAGTAG
- a CDS encoding YlbL family protein, whose product MSIFDDEPGLPEEPRHRSDAVAKRPRRETIGRWSLAIAIVIALVFALLPSPYVIERPGPVFDTLGTAEHGDEQVPLIEIPDEETFPTEGQLNLLTVSVVGRPGATPNWFEVLGAWFDRSASAVPTEAIFPPGITQEDRDAENQAAMVDSQQDAIAAALVELGYDFPREVTVASVFDDSPADGVLEDGDVIAAVNGTEVHAIDELRGAVADNGTDAPATLSIVRGGESLDVEVVPVERSGQAILGVGVRMRYEFPIDVEIRLDDVGGPSAGMMFALGIVDKLTPGAMTGGEIIAGTGTIDAAGTVGAIGGIRQKLWGADGVGADWFLAPKANCGEVEGHVPDGMRVFAVETLDQAREVVEAVADGDDTSEFATCTTE is encoded by the coding sequence TTGAGCATCTTCGACGATGAGCCCGGGCTGCCAGAGGAACCGCGCCACCGCTCCGACGCCGTTGCCAAGCGGCCGCGACGCGAGACCATCGGGCGGTGGAGCCTCGCGATCGCGATCGTGATCGCCCTCGTGTTCGCCCTGCTGCCGTCGCCCTACGTCATCGAGCGACCCGGGCCCGTCTTCGACACCCTCGGCACCGCCGAGCACGGCGACGAGCAGGTGCCGCTCATCGAGATCCCCGACGAAGAGACCTTCCCGACCGAGGGCCAGCTCAACCTGCTCACGGTGTCGGTCGTGGGTCGGCCCGGTGCCACGCCGAACTGGTTCGAAGTGCTCGGCGCGTGGTTCGACCGCAGCGCATCGGCCGTGCCCACCGAGGCGATCTTCCCGCCAGGGATCACCCAGGAAGATCGCGACGCCGAGAACCAGGCCGCCATGGTCGACTCGCAGCAGGACGCGATCGCCGCGGCGCTCGTTGAACTCGGGTACGACTTCCCGCGCGAGGTCACGGTGGCCTCGGTGTTCGACGACTCGCCCGCCGACGGCGTGCTCGAGGACGGCGACGTGATCGCCGCCGTGAACGGCACCGAGGTGCATGCGATCGACGAGCTGCGCGGCGCGGTGGCCGACAACGGCACGGATGCCCCGGCGACGCTGTCGATCGTGCGCGGCGGCGAGAGCCTCGACGTCGAGGTCGTGCCGGTCGAGCGCTCGGGCCAGGCGATCCTGGGCGTCGGGGTGCGCATGCGGTACGAGTTCCCGATCGACGTCGAGATCCGGCTCGACGACGTCGGCGGCCCGAGCGCCGGCATGATGTTCGCGCTCGGCATCGTCGACAAGCTCACGCCCGGCGCGATGACCGGCGGCGAGATCATCGCCGGCACCGGCACGATCGACGCGGCCGGAACGGTCGGCGCGATCGGCGGCATCCGACAGAAGCTGTGGGGGGCCGACGGCGTCGGCGCCGACTGGTTCCTCGCGCCGAAGGCGAACTGCGGCGAGGTCGAAGGGCATGTCCCCGACGGCATGCGCGTGTTCGCCGTCGAGACGCTCGACCAGGCTCGTGAGGTGGTCGAGGCGGTCGCCGATGGCGACGACACGAGCGAATTCGCCACCTGCACCACCGAGTGA
- a CDS encoding UPF0182 family protein has protein sequence MRPRVSTETQQPRASRRRAPIVITIGVVLLLVIAFFVFAGIYADIMWFDQLGFLNVLTTEWIARIVLFLIGFVAMALPVWASIMIAYRTRPVYAKLNSQLDRYQEVFEPLRRLAMYGIPAVLGIFAGVSTAARWDVALTWLNRTPFGEVDPQFGLDVGFFVFELPFYRSVVGFASAAVLLSALLVIATNYLYGAIRISGREIVIAKAARIQIALTAGLYLLLQGVSIWLDQYATVTESGGLITGAAYTEVHATIPGRQILAAIAVGVAILFLITAVIGRWRLPLVGTALLVVAALLIGSLYPWVVQRFQVVPSQLQLESEYIQRNVDLTRQAYDVDDIEEIDYEAKTDTEPGALRADAETTASIRLMDPAVIARSFRQLEQYRQYYQFPNDLDVDRYQLDGGTQDTIVAIRDVDLEGLGDASTWYNSHIVYTHGYGLVAAAGNQRSADGQPVFLQSGIPSTGALGDFQPRVYFGENSPAYSIVGGPEGSKPVELDYPAGSNSTEQTQTTFDGDGGPKLDNAFTKLVYALKFQSEQIFLSDAVNDESQILYDRDPIERVSKVAPYLTLDSDTYPSVVDGRIVWIVDGYTLTDQFPYSNKVSMSEAIADSEGVAPALAFDEINYIRNSVKATVDAYDGTVKLYAWDAEDPILQTWQKIFPSTLSPMSEMSGELMSHVRYPEDLFKVQRAVLGRYHVDQAGAFYSREDAWTTPKDPTQPQASTLLQPPYYLTMQMPGQDAPSYSLYSTFIPEARGDQSRNVLRGYLAVDSDAGTEAGVKAEGYGKLRLLSLPEDDNVPGPGQVQNTFNSDPTVGRELNILKQGQSDVINGNLLTLPVGGGLLYVQPVYVQSTGNTSYPLLQKVLVAFGDQIAFQDTLDQALNVLFGGDSGAAAGDNTVDPGESPTEPTDPGAEPTDPGTEPTEPSQSTELQQLLNRAKQALADKQQALADGDWTAYGEADAELAEIISELVVLAGDEGSSTGGSDGSTGGTNGGSNG, from the coding sequence ATGAGGCCGAGAGTGTCAACTGAGACGCAGCAACCCAGGGCATCGCGGCGCCGCGCGCCCATCGTCATCACGATCGGGGTGGTGTTGCTGCTCGTCATCGCGTTCTTCGTGTTCGCCGGCATCTACGCCGACATCATGTGGTTCGACCAGCTCGGGTTCCTGAACGTGCTGACGACCGAGTGGATCGCGCGCATCGTGCTGTTCCTGATCGGCTTCGTCGCGATGGCGCTTCCCGTCTGGGCGTCGATCATGATCGCGTATCGCACCCGACCGGTGTACGCGAAGCTGAACAGCCAGCTCGACCGGTACCAAGAGGTGTTCGAGCCGCTGCGCAGGCTCGCGATGTACGGCATCCCCGCCGTACTCGGCATCTTCGCCGGCGTGTCGACAGCCGCCCGCTGGGACGTCGCACTCACCTGGCTGAACCGCACCCCGTTCGGCGAGGTCGACCCGCAGTTCGGCCTCGACGTCGGGTTCTTCGTGTTCGAGCTGCCCTTCTATCGTTCGGTGGTCGGGTTCGCGTCGGCGGCGGTGCTGCTGTCGGCGCTGCTCGTGATCGCCACGAACTACCTCTACGGCGCCATCCGCATCTCGGGCCGCGAGATCGTGATCGCCAAGGCCGCGCGCATCCAGATCGCGCTGACCGCCGGCCTCTACCTGCTGCTGCAGGGTGTCAGCATCTGGCTCGACCAGTATGCGACCGTCACCGAGAGCGGCGGACTCATCACCGGTGCGGCATACACCGAGGTGCACGCGACGATCCCGGGCCGGCAGATCCTCGCCGCCATCGCGGTGGGCGTGGCCATCCTGTTCCTCATCACGGCCGTGATCGGCCGCTGGCGCCTGCCCCTCGTCGGCACCGCGCTGCTCGTCGTGGCCGCGTTGCTGATCGGCTCGCTGTACCCGTGGGTGGTGCAGCGGTTCCAGGTGGTGCCGAGCCAGTTGCAGCTCGAGTCCGAGTACATCCAGCGCAACGTCGACCTCACACGTCAGGCGTACGACGTCGACGACATCGAAGAGATCGACTACGAGGCGAAGACCGACACCGAGCCGGGCGCGCTCCGCGCCGACGCCGAGACCACCGCCTCGATCCGACTCATGGACCCTGCCGTCATCGCCCGGTCGTTCCGCCAGCTCGAGCAGTACCGGCAGTACTACCAGTTCCCGAACGACCTCGACGTCGACCGCTACCAGCTCGACGGCGGCACGCAGGACACGATCGTCGCGATCCGCGATGTCGACCTCGAAGGTCTCGGCGACGCCAGCACCTGGTACAACTCGCACATCGTCTACACCCACGGCTACGGTCTCGTGGCCGCGGCGGGCAACCAGCGTTCGGCCGACGGGCAGCCGGTGTTCCTCCAGTCGGGCATCCCGTCGACGGGTGCGCTCGGCGACTTCCAGCCGCGCGTGTACTTCGGCGAGAACTCGCCCGCGTACTCGATCGTCGGCGGGCCCGAGGGGTCGAAGCCGGTCGAGCTCGACTACCCGGCCGGCAGCAACTCGACCGAGCAGACGCAGACCACCTTCGACGGCGACGGCGGGCCGAAGCTCGACAACGCCTTCACCAAGCTGGTCTACGCGCTGAAGTTCCAGTCCGAGCAGATCTTCCTCTCCGACGCAGTGAACGACGAGTCGCAGATCCTCTACGACCGCGACCCGATCGAGCGCGTCTCGAAGGTCGCGCCGTACCTCACGCTCGACAGCGACACCTATCCGTCGGTCGTCGACGGTCGCATCGTGTGGATCGTCGACGGCTACACCCTCACCGACCAGTTCCCGTACTCGAACAAGGTGAGCATGAGCGAGGCGATCGCCGACAGCGAGGGCGTCGCCCCGGCGCTCGCGTTCGACGAGATCAACTACATCCGCAACTCGGTGAAGGCCACCGTCGACGCGTACGACGGCACGGTGAAGCTCTACGCGTGGGATGCCGAAGACCCGATCCTGCAGACCTGGCAGAAGATCTTCCCGTCGACGCTGTCGCCGATGAGCGAGATGTCGGGCGAGCTCATGAGCCACGTGCGCTACCCCGAAGACCTCTTCAAGGTGCAGCGCGCCGTGCTCGGCCGGTACCACGTCGACCAGGCGGGGGCCTTCTACTCCCGCGAGGACGCCTGGACCACGCCGAAGGATCCGACCCAGCCGCAGGCGAGCACGCTGTTGCAGCCGCCGTACTACCTGACGATGCAGATGCCCGGTCAGGATGCCCCGAGCTACTCCCTGTACTCGACGTTCATCCCCGAGGCGCGCGGCGACCAGAGCCGCAACGTGCTGCGCGGGTACCTCGCGGTCGACTCCGACGCCGGAACCGAGGCGGGCGTGAAGGCCGAGGGCTACGGCAAGCTGCGACTGCTCTCGCTGCCCGAAGACGACAACGTGCCCGGCCCGGGTCAGGTGCAGAACACGTTCAACTCCGATCCGACCGTGGGTCGCGAGTTGAACATCCTGAAGCAGGGCCAGTCCGACGTCATCAACGGCAACCTGCTGACCCTGCCGGTCGGCGGCGGCCTGCTCTACGTGCAGCCGGTCTACGTGCAGTCGACGGGCAACACGAGCTACCCGCTGCTGCAGAAGGTGCTCGTCGCGTTCGGCGACCAGATCGCCTTCCAGGACACCCTCGACCAGGCGCTGAACGTGCTGTTCGGCGGCGACTCGGGTGCCGCGGCGGGCGACAACACGGTCGATCCCGGCGAGAGCCCGACCGAGCCGACCGACCCCGGCGCCGAGCCGACCGACCCCGGAACCGAGCCGACCGAACCCTCGCAGAGCACCGAGCTGCAGCAGCTGCTCAACCGTGCGAAGCAGGCGCTCGCCGACAAGCAGCAGGCGCTCGCCGATGGCGACTGGACGGCGTACGGCGAGGCCGACGCCGAGCTGGCCGAGATCATCTCCGAGCTCGTCGTGCTCGCTGGCGATGAGGGCTCCTCGACCGGCGGTTCGGATGGTTCGACCGGCGGCACGAACGGCGGCTCGAACGGGTGA
- a CDS encoding class I SAM-dependent methyltransferase, whose translation MSVDLRSGDWLDDNRANWDDRVPVHLGSEMYDRSALMSGGSQLDPIAREGIERLFPEGLEGKRVLHLQCHFGSDSLSLVNLGATVVGIDFSEPAIDEARRAAAELGVSDRARFIQANVYDARHMLPEPESFDLVFTTWGTIGWLPDVAEWARIVAWFLKPGGHLYFADGHPTAWIFDYDGEPDEGALPKVRFPYDSSKPDVLEDPSDYADTEAVIEHARTWEWTHPLSETMRAIRDAGLVIEEFEEHFRLPWRVFPAVVPVGEGMYGWPDTKWIPLAVELVARHPGS comes from the coding sequence GTGAGCGTCGACCTGCGCTCGGGTGACTGGCTCGACGACAATCGCGCCAACTGGGATGACCGGGTGCCCGTGCACCTCGGCAGCGAGATGTACGATCGCAGCGCGTTGATGTCGGGCGGCAGCCAGCTCGACCCGATCGCGCGCGAGGGCATCGAGCGGCTGTTCCCCGAGGGGCTCGAGGGCAAGCGGGTGCTGCACCTGCAGTGCCACTTCGGCAGCGACTCGCTGTCGCTCGTCAACCTCGGCGCGACGGTCGTCGGCATCGATTTCTCGGAGCCCGCGATCGACGAGGCACGGCGCGCCGCCGCCGAGCTCGGCGTCTCCGACCGCGCCCGGTTCATCCAGGCGAACGTGTACGACGCGCGACACATGCTGCCCGAGCCCGAGTCGTTCGACCTCGTGTTCACGACCTGGGGCACGATCGGCTGGTTGCCCGACGTCGCCGAGTGGGCTCGTATCGTCGCGTGGTTCCTGAAGCCGGGCGGGCACCTGTACTTCGCCGACGGGCATCCGACGGCGTGGATCTTCGACTACGACGGCGAACCCGACGAGGGCGCGCTTCCGAAGGTGCGGTTTCCGTACGACTCGTCCAAGCCCGACGTGCTCGAGGACCCGAGCGACTACGCCGACACCGAGGCCGTGATCGAGCACGCCCGCACGTGGGAGTGGACGCATCCGCTTTCCGAGACGATGCGTGCGATTCGCGACGCCGGGCTCGTGATCGAGGAGTTCGAGGAGCACTTCCGGTTACCGTGGCGCGTCTTCCCGGCGGTCGTGCCGGTCGGCGAGGGCATGTACGGATGGCCCGACACGAAGTGGATTCCGCTCGCGGTCGAACTCGTGGCGAGGCATCCGGGTTCATAG
- a CDS encoding glycosyl hydrolase family 18 protein, whose product MTRTPVLRRTALALAATAALALGAAVAPAAAAPASPATPGKAAGNATGTDGTEALNGYRSVGYIMADAPVTRDVNVVDLVTTGAIDDLTHLNYAFGNVTSDLVCDILDEPGEGDAQNDFVRAVPAADSVDGVADAPGQALAGNFNQLRKLKAAHPDIEVLVSLGGWTWSDHFSEAASTAEGRTRLVESCIDLYLRGDLPEIAGKGGAGVAAGIFDGIDIDWEWPVTGGETANARPEDKENFLLLMEEFRTELDALGAETGEQYLLTAFAPAGGWNAGQGGWLDPRLFATVDFLNVQGYDFHGGWVPTTTGHQGNLHPDGDQNWGLGLDGAMGMYVAAGARPDQLNAGLAAYGHGWFGVADGSAGWKPAAGYIGTKTYAELRTVGTAFFDPAIGASWRYDGDQWWSYDDPTSVTAKAEWLAAQGYGGAMWWDLSGDFRNELGSALGDTLRAATPGPGIDASCAAPWYASSVYTAGDVVSYGGIEYRAKWWTRNQTPGDQWGPWQAIGGCGTAPTPAPVACAPAWDASTVYLAGDRVSRAGVTYVAQWWTKGELPGSTTWGAWDVVGPCD is encoded by the coding sequence ATGACCCGCACACCTGTGCTCAGACGCACCGCACTCGCGCTGGCCGCGACGGCAGCGCTCGCCCTCGGCGCGGCGGTCGCGCCGGCGGCCGCAGCCCCCGCAAGCCCGGCGACCCCAGGCAAGGCGGCCGGCAACGCGACCGGCACCGACGGCACCGAAGCCCTCAACGGCTACCGCTCGGTCGGCTACATCATGGCCGACGCACCGGTCACCCGCGACGTGAACGTCGTCGACCTCGTCACGACGGGCGCGATCGACGACCTCACGCACCTGAACTACGCGTTCGGCAACGTCACGAGCGACCTGGTCTGCGACATCCTCGACGAACCCGGCGAGGGCGACGCGCAGAACGACTTCGTGCGCGCGGTACCGGCGGCCGACTCGGTCGACGGCGTCGCGGATGCCCCGGGCCAGGCGCTGGCGGGCAACTTCAACCAGCTGCGCAAGCTGAAGGCGGCGCATCCCGACATCGAGGTGCTCGTCTCGCTCGGCGGCTGGACCTGGAGCGACCACTTCTCCGAGGCCGCCTCGACGGCCGAGGGGCGCACGCGACTCGTCGAGAGCTGCATCGACCTGTACCTCAGGGGCGACCTGCCCGAGATCGCCGGCAAGGGCGGCGCGGGCGTCGCAGCCGGCATCTTCGACGGCATCGACATCGATTGGGAGTGGCCCGTCACCGGCGGCGAGACCGCGAACGCACGCCCCGAAGACAAGGAGAACTTCCTGCTGCTGATGGAGGAGTTCCGCACGGAGCTCGACGCGCTCGGCGCCGAGACCGGCGAGCAGTACCTGCTCACCGCGTTCGCTCCGGCGGGCGGCTGGAACGCCGGGCAGGGCGGATGGCTCGACCCGCGACTGTTCGCGACGGTCGACTTCCTGAACGTGCAGGGCTACGACTTCCACGGAGGCTGGGTGCCGACCACCACGGGCCACCAGGGCAACCTGCACCCCGACGGCGACCAGAACTGGGGCCTCGGGCTCGACGGCGCGATGGGCATGTACGTCGCGGCCGGCGCACGGCCCGACCAGCTGAACGCAGGCCTCGCGGCCTACGGGCACGGATGGTTCGGGGTCGCCGACGGCTCGGCCGGGTGGAAGCCCGCCGCCGGGTACATCGGCACGAAGACCTACGCCGAGCTGCGCACGGTCGGCACGGCCTTCTTCGACCCGGCGATCGGCGCCTCGTGGCGGTACGACGGCGACCAGTGGTGGAGCTACGACGACCCGACCTCGGTGACCGCCAAGGCCGAATGGCTCGCCGCCCAGGGCTACGGCGGCGCAATGTGGTGGGACCTCTCGGGCGACTTCCGCAACGAACTCGGCTCGGCGCTCGGCGACACCCTGCGCGCCGCGACCCCCGGCCCCGGCATCGATGCGTCCTGCGCCGCACCCTGGTACGCGTCGAGCGTCTACACCGCGGGTGACGTCGTCTCGTACGGCGGCATCGAGTACCGCGCCAAGTGGTGGACCCGCAACCAGACCCCCGGCGACCAGTGGGGTCCGTGGCAGGCGATCGGCGGCTGCGGCACCGCACCGACGCCCGCGCCCGTCGCCTGCGCGCCGGCGTGGGACGCGTCGACCGTCTATCTCGCCGGCGACCGCGTGAGCCGCGCCGGCGTCACCTACGTCGCCCAGTGGTGGACCAAGGGCGAACTGCCCGGCTCCACCACGTGGGGCGCGTGGGACGTGGTCGGTCCCTGCGACTGA